The Desulfobacterales bacterium genome includes a region encoding these proteins:
- a CDS encoding aldo/keto reductase: MKKKKSNYTRRDFLKTAGIAGMGSVVAPVAGRLNAAETNGTIATRPFGKTGQEVSILSLGGMFDIESNHLMLKQAINWGVTYWDTAHSYGGGRSEIGIGKYFAKYPQDRQKIFLVTKSGAWSIKGMTRELDESLERMQTDYVDLFFVHAISSISEMDADTRAWAEKAKAAGKIRLFGFSTHSNMEGCLQGAPKLGWIDGIMMTYNYRLMHSTDMRRAVDACVEAGIGLTAMKTQGGGQIRTNSETELKLAGRFLQKGFSDAQAKLKAVWQNPQIASICSQMPNMSILMANVAAALDKTQLSVRDNELMQRYARETRSAYCAGCTDICESCVDGEAPIGDVMRYLMYANSYDDDARAIAEFKKLAPGVAARLDRLDYSKAERRCPQGLSIAKLMREAKKRWIA; the protein is encoded by the coding sequence ATGAAAAAAAAGAAATCCAATTATACGCGCAGAGATTTTTTAAAGACCGCCGGCATAGCCGGCATGGGCTCGGTTGTAGCCCCGGTGGCGGGGCGGCTAAACGCTGCAGAAACCAATGGCACCATTGCCACCCGCCCTTTTGGCAAGACCGGTCAGGAAGTCTCGATTCTGTCTCTGGGGGGAATGTTTGATATCGAATCCAATCATCTGATGCTCAAACAGGCCATCAATTGGGGCGTAACATACTGGGATACCGCCCATAGTTACGGCGGCGGCAGAAGCGAAATAGGCATCGGCAAGTATTTCGCCAAATACCCACAGGATCGTCAGAAAATCTTTCTGGTGACCAAATCCGGTGCCTGGAGCATCAAAGGCATGACCCGTGAGCTGGATGAATCCCTTGAGCGCATGCAGACCGATTATGTGGATCTTTTCTTTGTTCACGCTATCAGCAGCATCAGCGAAATGGACGCGGATACCAGAGCCTGGGCTGAAAAAGCCAAGGCCGCCGGCAAGATCCGGCTGTTTGGATTCAGCACCCACAGCAATATGGAAGGCTGTCTGCAGGGTGCCCCCAAATTGGGCTGGATAGACGGCATCATGATGACCTACAATTATCGGCTGATGCATTCAACTGACATGCGGCGCGCAGTCGATGCCTGTGTCGAGGCGGGTATTGGCCTGACGGCCATGAAAACCCAGGGCGGCGGACAGATTCGAACAAACTCGGAAACCGAGCTTAAACTGGCCGGGCGCTTTTTGCAAAAAGGGTTCAGCGACGCCCAGGCCAAACTCAAGGCCGTGTGGCAAAATCCTCAAATCGCCAGTATTTGCTCGCAAATGCCGAATATGAGCATCCTGATGGCCAATGTGGCCGCGGCCCTGGATAAGACCCAGCTGTCTGTCCGGGATAACGAATTGATGCAGCGATATGCCCGGGAGACCCGCTCGGCCTACTGTGCCGGTTGCACGGATATTTGCGAATCGTGCGTGGATGGAGAAGCCCCCATCGGGGATGTGATGCGCTACCTGATGTACGCCAACAGCTACGATGACGATGCCCGGGCGATAGCGGAATTTAAAAAATTGGCGCCCGGCGTTGCAGCACGCCTGGACCGTCTGGATTATTCAAAGGCAGAGCGCAGGTGTCCCCAGGGGTTGTCGATTGCCAAACTGATGCGTGAAGCCAAAAAGAGGTGGATTGCATAA
- a CDS encoding cytochrome c3 family protein — MQKVGFLLLSLVMALILGSVMIVSGEEDAEDMCVPMGTIELSAPDGVEQKRASVGFPHAQHFGFECQTCHHKWDNTSQIQGCMTSGCHDVKEAATKTKQGTPLRADEIRYFKKAYHESCIGCHKVMKLKNRKIEMSGQKLDGPLPNPGPTSCIGCHPKEE, encoded by the coding sequence ATGCAGAAGGTGGGTTTTTTACTATTGAGTTTGGTGATGGCGCTAATTTTGGGATCGGTGATGATCGTATCCGGTGAGGAAGATGCTGAAGATATGTGCGTTCCGATGGGAACCATCGAGCTCAGCGCCCCCGATGGCGTGGAGCAGAAGAGGGCGTCGGTGGGCTTTCCGCATGCTCAGCATTTTGGTTTTGAATGCCAGACCTGTCATCATAAATGGGACAATACCTCTCAGATTCAGGGGTGCATGACCTCGGGTTGTCACGATGTCAAGGAAGCGGCAACCAAAACCAAACAAGGGACGCCGTTGAGAGCTGATGAAATCCGATACTTCAAAAAAGCCTATCATGAATCATGCATCGGATGCCACAAGGTCATGAAGCTTAAAAACAGAAAAATTGAGATGTCCGGCCAAAAGCTTGACGGTCCATTGCCCAACCCCGGGCCTACCAGCTGTATCGGGTGCCATCCGAAAGAAGAATAA
- a CDS encoding PAS domain S-box protein has translation MSKPTRDELIERNRTLEKELKSRNTDAAAPKMSTAFQIITEQSPNMIFINKGGRVVYVNRRCTQIMGYSKEELGAPDFDFLTLIAPESVDLVKSNFAKHMQGQEVSPYEYFLVTKAGKKIAAIITTKLIRYQGEVAILGIITDISERKRAEDELQYRLEFQNLITKISSQFINLHPAQIDDEIDHTLQQIGQFADADRSYVFQFSADQKMVSCTHEWCADQIEATIDRIQNAPVEHFAWAMKRFLDGDMVSIPRVSELPAEANSVKEELEQQGIRSLLCVPMVISGKVLGFIGLDSVREGKMWAEDTSSLLNIVGQVFANALENKKTRQALQESEERLRTVYETFPDPVTIIQADDGRCIDVNSAFSRVTGWSATEVIGKTAAELDIWEDPGERQKLVEGISEYGKVENLEARFRLKDCSIITALMSAILIQLHGRPHILTITRDISELKSAQEESEQLKTQLIQAQKMEAIGTLAGGIAHDFNNILGAIIGYAEMALYDTRQDSMEHYNIDQVLKAGHRAKDLVKQILAFSRKSEQNKQVISLAPIIKEALNLLRASLPTTIEIKQHIESNLDAIYADPTQIHQVMMNLCTNAAHAMADTAGILNVSLKNVDLKTEAAALHPDLTAGPYVKLSISDTGHGMDNGTMDRIFDPYFTTKTQDKGTGMGLAVVHGIVKGHGGTIQVESAPGKGSCFDIFFPIMERQTVSETEEIKSLPTGSECILLVDDEDSLIDLGRNMLKKLGYQVKTWTRPIKALEAFQADPHQFDLVISDMTMPNMTGDILTEELRQIRPDIPIIICTGYSERINEQRAEELNIQGLIMKPFTIRRLAKAVHEALGQKVD, from the coding sequence ATGTCAAAACCCACCCGCGATGAATTGATCGAACGCAACCGCACCCTGGAAAAAGAACTTAAATCCAGGAACACCGATGCGGCTGCCCCCAAAATGAGTACAGCCTTTCAAATCATTACCGAGCAATCCCCCAACATGATTTTCATCAACAAAGGGGGGCGGGTGGTATATGTCAACCGCCGCTGCACCCAGATAATGGGGTACAGCAAAGAAGAATTAGGCGCCCCGGATTTTGATTTTTTAACCTTGATTGCTCCGGAATCCGTTGATTTGGTCAAATCCAATTTTGCCAAACACATGCAAGGGCAGGAGGTGTCCCCCTATGAGTATTTTCTGGTCACCAAAGCGGGCAAAAAGATTGCGGCCATTATCACGACCAAATTGATCCGCTATCAGGGTGAGGTGGCCATTTTGGGCATTATCACCGACATCAGCGAGCGCAAACGCGCCGAAGATGAGCTGCAATATCGGCTCGAATTCCAAAACCTGATCACCAAGATTTCCAGCCAGTTTATCAACCTGCATCCGGCCCAAATTGATGACGAAATTGACCACACCCTGCAGCAAATCGGTCAATTTGCCGATGCGGATCGCAGCTACGTGTTTCAATTCTCAGCGGATCAAAAAATGGTTTCCTGCACCCACGAATGGTGCGCCGATCAAATTGAAGCGACCATTGATCGCATCCAGAACGCACCTGTAGAGCATTTTGCCTGGGCGATGAAACGCTTTTTAGACGGCGATATGGTATCCATCCCGCGGGTTTCAGAGTTGCCTGCTGAAGCCAACTCCGTCAAAGAGGAGCTTGAGCAGCAGGGTATACGATCATTGTTGTGCGTGCCGATGGTCATCAGCGGCAAGGTGCTTGGATTTATCGGTCTGGACTCGGTTCGTGAGGGAAAAATGTGGGCCGAAGACACCAGTTCGCTGCTCAATATTGTCGGCCAGGTATTTGCCAACGCCCTGGAAAATAAAAAAACCCGCCAGGCCCTGCAGGAAAGCGAAGAACGCCTGCGGACGGTCTATGAGACCTTTCCGGATCCGGTCACCATTATTCAGGCCGATGACGGACGCTGCATTGACGTCAACAGTGCCTTTTCGCGGGTGACAGGCTGGTCCGCCACCGAGGTCATCGGAAAAACCGCTGCCGAGCTTGATATTTGGGAAGACCCCGGCGAGCGACAAAAACTGGTGGAAGGGATTTCTGAATACGGCAAAGTTGAGAACCTGGAAGCCCGATTTCGCCTGAAAGATTGCAGCATCATAACGGCCCTGATGTCTGCGATTTTGATCCAGCTTCATGGCCGTCCCCACATTTTGACCATCACCCGGGATATCAGCGAACTGAAATCCGCCCAGGAAGAAAGCGAGCAGCTCAAAACCCAGCTGATCCAGGCACAAAAAATGGAGGCCATCGGCACCCTGGCCGGCGGTATAGCGCATGATTTCAACAACATTTTGGGGGCTATCATTGGCTATGCGGAAATGGCCCTTTACGATACCCGTCAGGATTCTATGGAGCATTACAACATTGATCAGGTGCTCAAGGCAGGCCATCGGGCCAAGGATCTGGTCAAACAAATTTTGGCTTTCAGCCGCAAAAGCGAACAAAACAAGCAAGTCATTTCTTTAGCGCCCATTATCAAGGAAGCCTTGAATCTATTGCGGGCTTCATTGCCAACTACCATTGAAATCAAGCAGCACATCGAATCCAACCTGGATGCCATTTATGCCGATCCCACCCAAATCCATCAGGTCATGATGAATTTGTGCACCAATGCCGCCCATGCGATGGCCGATACAGCTGGAATTTTGAACGTCAGTCTGAAAAATGTCGATTTGAAAACCGAGGCTGCCGCTCTGCATCCGGATCTCACAGCCGGGCCGTATGTGAAGCTCAGCATCAGCGATACCGGCCACGGCATGGACAATGGCACCATGGATCGTATATTTGATCCGTATTTTACCACCAAAACGCAGGATAAGGGTACCGGGATGGGTTTGGCCGTCGTGCATGGCATCGTCAAGGGACACGGTGGGACTATTCAGGTGGAAAGTGCCCCTGGCAAAGGCAGCTGTTTTGACATTTTTTTCCCTATTATGGAAAGGCAGACGGTCTCAGAAACCGAAGAGATAAAATCATTGCCGACCGGCAGCGAATGCATTCTGCTGGTTGATGATGAAGACAGCCTGATTGACCTGGGCAGAAACATGCTTAAAAAGCTGGGCTATCAGGTCAAGACCTGGACCCGGCCGATTAAAGCCCTTGAGGCCTTTCAGGCGGATCCGCATCAATTTGATCTAGTCATTTCAGACATGACCATGCCCAACATGACCGGTGATATCCTCACAGAGGAATTGCGGCAAATCCGTCCCGACATCCCCATTATCATCTGCACCGGCTACAGTGAACGAATAAATGAGCAGCGCGCCGAAGAATTGAACATCCAGGGATTGATCATGAAACCCTTTACCATCCGCAGACTGGCCAAAGCGGTGCACGAGGCATTGGGTCAAAAGGTTGATTAA
- a CDS encoding HAMP domain-containing sensor histidine kinase, which produces MKRLKILIAIFCVCVSVPLGYFVWQTYRGLAQEEAATLRFFANTLFDEIEQALETLVRREEGRVIDEYNYFMSPSSRLRDGTDTNRSPLSRLPAENYIMGYFQNNPDGSFQTPLAQEGQTVAADRKDAVAQLETANREFNRIRTTVTDKIAPAPTKVTVTSEQKKGDVFAEKYLDLSRAKKSKAALGQKEKRLESVTAAQAQNVARQQAGEGGRSPETSTTVVPKKRYSRRPSARAPFADRGFAGKPAEELSSEMAASEADATGQAAAVSREAESFQVEVAPLQSVLIGGDQIFIFRRIMINQKIYRQGFVLKIRSFLEHLVQDYFHQQPMAGFANLRLQVLDQGQVINMAEAGVAAQDPKLVIQRAFPPPFAFLNATLSSAEIPRSAGRQTLMVMMGVLAAIFLLGLFAIYKSAQTLVDLSERRAQFVSSVTHELKTPLTNIRMYIEMLAQGIAKDTEREQEYFQIIDSEGSRLTRLINNVLDLAKLEKKQRVLDLKPGTFEEVVAEVQTVMQAKLQQEGYTLTSENEGIRPFNYDREAMIQVLINLIENSLKFGRAAIRKEILIRTYEDGRWVKIAVSDCGPGIPRRALKKIFDDFYRVDNSLTQTTRGTGIGLALVKKFIHLMGGQVTAANNPEAGCTIMISLPMAE; this is translated from the coding sequence ATGAAACGCTTAAAAATACTCATCGCTATCTTTTGTGTGTGCGTCTCGGTGCCGCTGGGGTATTTCGTATGGCAGACCTATCGCGGTCTGGCGCAGGAGGAGGCCGCTACCCTGAGGTTTTTTGCCAATACCCTGTTTGACGAGATCGAGCAAGCCCTCGAGACCCTTGTGCGGCGCGAGGAGGGGCGGGTCATAGACGAATATAATTATTTTATGAGCCCTTCCAGTCGTTTGCGGGACGGCACAGATACGAATCGCTCGCCGCTTTCGCGCCTGCCGGCTGAAAATTATATTATGGGATATTTTCAGAACAATCCGGATGGCTCGTTTCAAACGCCGCTGGCACAGGAAGGGCAGACTGTGGCTGCCGATCGCAAAGATGCTGTCGCTCAGCTGGAAACGGCCAATCGTGAATTTAACCGTATCCGGACAACGGTGACCGATAAAATAGCCCCTGCACCGACGAAAGTGACTGTAACCAGCGAGCAAAAGAAAGGAGACGTATTTGCGGAAAAGTATCTGGATTTAAGCCGCGCAAAGAAATCCAAGGCCGCTTTAGGTCAAAAAGAAAAGCGATTGGAGTCGGTAACAGCGGCGCAAGCCCAAAATGTGGCCAGGCAGCAAGCCGGCGAAGGGGGCCGCAGCCCCGAGACCTCAACCACGGTTGTGCCCAAAAAACGATACAGTCGTCGCCCGTCCGCGCGAGCACCGTTTGCCGACCGCGGTTTCGCCGGCAAGCCCGCCGAAGAATTGTCATCGGAAATGGCGGCCAGCGAGGCCGATGCCACCGGCCAGGCAGCAGCCGTGTCCCGGGAAGCGGAAAGTTTTCAGGTGGAAGTGGCGCCTCTGCAATCGGTTTTGATTGGTGGCGATCAAATTTTTATTTTTCGCCGCATCATGATCAACCAGAAAATCTACCGGCAGGGCTTTGTCCTCAAAATTCGTTCGTTTTTAGAGCACCTTGTCCAAGATTACTTTCACCAGCAGCCAATGGCCGGTTTTGCCAATCTGCGACTTCAGGTGCTGGATCAGGGCCAGGTGATTAATATGGCTGAAGCCGGCGTAGCTGCGCAAGATCCTAAACTGGTCATACAACGCGCCTTTCCGCCACCCTTTGCTTTTTTAAACGCGACATTGAGCAGCGCTGAAATTCCACGTTCTGCCGGGCGCCAGACCCTGATGGTGATGATGGGGGTTTTGGCGGCCATATTTTTGCTGGGTTTGTTTGCGATCTATAAAAGTGCGCAAACCCTTGTAGACCTTTCCGAGCGCCGGGCCCAATTTGTGTCATCGGTCACCCACGAATTAAAAACCCCGTTGACCAATATCCGCATGTACATCGAGATGCTCGCACAGGGAATTGCCAAAGATACGGAGCGGGAACAGGAATATTTTCAAATTATCGATTCCGAAGGTTCGCGTCTAACCCGTCTGATCAACAACGTGCTGGATTTGGCCAAACTTGAGAAAAAGCAACGTGTCCTTGACCTCAAGCCGGGTACATTTGAGGAGGTGGTGGCCGAGGTGCAAACGGTGATGCAGGCCAAGCTGCAGCAGGAAGGCTATACCCTGACATCTGAAAATGAGGGCATTCGGCCGTTTAACTACGATCGGGAGGCCATGATCCAGGTGTTGATCAATTTGATTGAAAACAGCCTGAAATTTGGCCGGGCAGCAATACGCAAAGAAATTTTGATCCGAACATACGAGGATGGCCGCTGGGTGAAAATTGCAGTATCCGATTGCGGACCCGGCATTCCGCGGCGGGCGCTCAAGAAAATATTTGATGATTTTTACCGGGTGGACAATTCACTTACACAGACGACCCGCGGCACCGGTATTGGTCTGGCCCTGGTGAAAAAGTTTATCCATCTGATGGGGGGGCAGGTCACTGCCGCAAACAATCCGGAGGCGGGCTGTACCATAATGATTTCCTTACCTATGGCTGAATAA
- a CDS encoding response regulator transcription factor, producing the protein MERPKARILVVEDDPALLRGLLDVLVYNGYEVKGVEDGGQGLKAGLHEAFDLLLLDVMLPTLDGFSICKEIRKKKPAQGVIMITAKGAEDDIVTGFNAGADDYISKPFSLREVMVRIEAVLRRTGKDPGDVEFKFHNIFFNGKNLIAQAENQSIELTRKEMDIMAYLHRHRDRIVSKKELLTEVWHYADADIETRTVDIHMLKLRKKMSQLMGDAPLINTIRGEGYRLEPEK; encoded by the coding sequence ATGGAAAGACCGAAAGCACGCATTCTTGTCGTTGAAGATGATCCTGCGCTGTTGCGCGGGCTTCTGGATGTCCTGGTCTACAATGGCTACGAGGTTAAAGGTGTCGAGGACGGCGGACAAGGCCTGAAGGCCGGTTTGCACGAGGCCTTTGATCTGCTTTTGCTGGATGTGATGTTGCCGACCCTGGATGGGTTTTCCATCTGCAAAGAAATCCGCAAAAAAAAGCCCGCCCAGGGCGTCATCATGATTACCGCCAAAGGCGCCGAAGATGATATTGTCACCGGATTCAATGCCGGTGCTGATGACTATATCAGCAAACCTTTCTCCCTCAGAGAAGTTATGGTGCGGATCGAAGCGGTTTTGAGGCGGACCGGTAAAGATCCAGGTGATGTTGAATTTAAATTTCACAATATCTTTTTTAATGGCAAGAATCTGATTGCTCAAGCGGAAAACCAAAGCATCGAACTGACGCGCAAAGAAATGGATATCATGGCCTACTTGCATCGTCATCGGGACCGCATCGTCTCGAAAAAGGAGTTGCTGACCGAGGTGTGGCATTATGCCGATGCCGATATTGAAACCCGAACAGTTGACATCCATATGTTGAAGCTGCGTAAAAAGATGTCGCAGCTGATGGGCGATGCGCCTTTGATCAACACCATCCGGGGTGAAGGTTACCGCTTGGAGCCTGAAAAATGA
- a CDS encoding WYL domain-containing protein: MARGDQLARQWRILQSLIASRRGKTAADLAEELDYHWRTVYRDLEALQLAGFPLFTDRVDGKNRWSILESARQHIPIPLDLTEVMALYFSRGLMRVLKDTVFYASLESFFQKIKATLPSETIKYLEKIEQSLEIGSKPYKRYDHLRDAVEQISQATVDRQIIEIDYYTMSRKKKTRRKVAPYKIWFFDGAFYLVGNCGLRENIRIFALDRIKSLQVTDEAFEMPTDFKVEDFMQTSFGVFHGKPEDVKIRFAADIAGYIKEKTWHQTQKITPQKDGSIIFEARVAGTDEIKYWLMSWGGKAEVLRPVSLRDEMISEAQSMLQCYHP; this comes from the coding sequence ATGGCTCGCGGAGATCAACTGGCCCGGCAGTGGCGGATTTTGCAAAGTTTGATCGCATCACGCAGAGGAAAGACGGCTGCCGATCTGGCCGAGGAACTCGACTACCATTGGCGCACCGTATACCGGGATCTGGAAGCCTTACAGCTGGCCGGCTTTCCGTTATTTACCGATCGGGTGGACGGCAAAAACCGCTGGTCGATTCTGGAAAGTGCCCGGCAGCATATCCCGATTCCCCTGGACCTCACAGAAGTGATGGCGCTGTATTTTAGCCGGGGGTTGATGCGGGTTTTAAAGGATACGGTTTTTTATGCATCTTTGGAGTCATTTTTTCAAAAGATCAAAGCCACGCTGCCGTCCGAAACCATTAAATATCTGGAAAAGATCGAGCAAAGTCTTGAGATCGGCTCAAAGCCCTATAAACGCTATGATCACCTGCGAGATGCGGTCGAGCAAATCAGCCAAGCAACCGTTGATCGCCAGATCATTGAGATTGACTATTACACCATGAGCCGTAAAAAAAAGACCCGTCGCAAAGTAGCGCCATATAAAATTTGGTTTTTTGACGGTGCTTTTTACCTGGTTGGTAATTGCGGCCTACGTGAAAATATCCGTATTTTTGCCCTGGATCGGATTAAATCGCTGCAGGTGACCGATGAAGCGTTTGAGATGCCCACAGATTTTAAGGTCGAGGATTTTATGCAGACCAGTTTTGGGGTTTTTCATGGCAAACCTGAGGATGTGAAAATCCGGTTTGCGGCTGACATTGCCGGATATATTAAAGAAAAAACCTGGCACCAAACTCAAAAAATTACACCGCAAAAAGACGGGTCCATTATTTTTGAAGCCCGCGTGGCCGGAACCGATGAAATCAAATACTGGCTGATGAGCTGGGGGGGCAAGGCTGAAGTTCTGCGACCCGTAAGCTTGCGGGATGAAATGATTTCCGAAGCGCAAAGCATGCTGCAATGTTATCATCCCTGA
- a CDS encoding 4Fe-4S binding protein, with product MNILTTRRISQVFFLILFLWFCLATTLGQRWFQLRGWPVNWIIQLDPLVGLGTLLTTRTLFAGLLWGLATVVLTILLGRFFCGWLCPFGTIHQFVGYLARRKRKIKVKMALNRYQPAQSIKYWILVFLLVMAVAALAADLTRLPRTTPAGFVILLILGLIAVIVMAVRQARLNTARATLAVGIIGSAWLLTSFLFYGDWRPAASLQIGLLDPIPLLYRSINLTLLPLLDHTALATAGSPRLYAGTWLIASLFVAAVLLNLIRPRFYCRFVCPLGALFGVLGRFAIWRIGKSRDECIDCHLCEKNCEGACQPTGQIRLAECVLCLNCIADCHHGLMGYHTAPSAGGEMVSPDLTRRELLTAAVSGAAAIPLLRIGGQPGPNWNPHLVRPPGSLPEDQFLSRCIKCGQCMRICPTNVIHPAGLTAGLEGLWTPVLNFRIGTSGCQHNCIACGNLCPTAAIRPISLTERRGLGPYAKQGPIKIGTAFIDRGRCLPWAMDRPCIVCQENCPVSPKAIFTREVFNDVRILQPLVVKSADNTRIEFQTDVLIAQQFATGDYYCAVPGRSDLQRHQIIANTSHSLTIDAKHPFDQPPAAQKRVSILIRLQQPYVDPALCIGCGVCEHECPVQGKRAIRVTAENESRSRKHALILS from the coding sequence ATGAATATCCTGACAACCAGACGAATTAGCCAGGTATTTTTCCTCATACTGTTTCTTTGGTTTTGCCTGGCAACGACCCTGGGGCAGCGCTGGTTTCAGCTGCGCGGGTGGCCGGTGAACTGGATCATACAACTTGACCCGCTGGTGGGTTTGGGCACTCTTCTGACCACCCGCACGCTATTTGCCGGTCTCCTGTGGGGTCTGGCCACGGTTGTTTTGACGATCCTGCTCGGCCGGTTTTTCTGCGGTTGGTTGTGCCCGTTTGGAACGATTCATCAATTTGTGGGTTATCTGGCCCGGCGCAAGCGCAAAATTAAAGTCAAAATGGCCCTCAATCGCTATCAGCCGGCGCAATCCATTAAATACTGGATACTGGTTTTCCTGCTTGTCATGGCGGTCGCCGCACTGGCTGCCGACCTGACCCGCTTGCCGCGCACCACTCCGGCGGGATTTGTGATCTTGTTGATCCTGGGCCTGATCGCTGTCATTGTAATGGCCGTACGACAGGCACGGTTAAATACCGCCAGGGCCACTTTGGCGGTTGGTATCATTGGCAGCGCCTGGCTGTTGACCAGCTTTTTGTTTTATGGCGACTGGCGCCCGGCGGCATCACTTCAAATCGGGTTATTGGACCCCATTCCGTTGCTATACCGCTCGATTAATTTAACACTGTTGCCGCTGTTGGATCACACTGCGCTCGCAACCGCAGGCAGCCCGCGACTGTATGCGGGCACCTGGCTGATTGCCTCATTATTTGTGGCCGCGGTGCTGCTTAACCTGATTCGGCCGCGTTTTTATTGCCGATTTGTGTGCCCCCTGGGGGCGCTGTTCGGCGTGCTGGGCCGCTTTGCCATCTGGCGCATCGGCAAATCCAGAGACGAATGTATTGATTGCCATTTGTGTGAAAAAAACTGTGAGGGGGCCTGCCAGCCGACCGGTCAGATCCGGCTGGCGGAATGTGTGCTGTGCCTGAATTGCATTGCCGACTGCCATCATGGCCTGATGGGTTACCATACCGCACCGTCTGCCGGCGGCGAAATGGTATCACCGGATCTAACGCGCCGTGAACTTTTGACGGCCGCCGTCTCCGGTGCCGCTGCCATACCGCTGTTGCGAATTGGCGGCCAACCTGGGCCCAACTGGAACCCCCATCTGGTGCGCCCACCGGGCAGCCTGCCTGAAGACCAGTTTCTTTCCCGCTGTATCAAATGCGGGCAATGTATGCGTATCTGCCCGACGAATGTCATCCATCCAGCCGGGCTGACAGCCGGACTCGAAGGTCTGTGGACGCCGGTGCTCAATTTTAGAATCGGCACCAGCGGGTGTCAGCACAATTGCATTGCCTGCGGCAATCTGTGTCCGACCGCAGCGATCCGGCCGATCAGCCTAACGGAGCGCCGGGGTCTGGGTCCATATGCTAAGCAGGGACCCATAAAGATCGGCACCGCCTTTATCGATCGCGGCCGCTGCCTGCCCTGGGCCATGGATCGTCCCTGTATTGTCTGCCAGGAGAATTGTCCGGTCAGCCCCAAGGCGATCTTTACCCGGGAAGTGTTCAATGATGTACGCATCCTGCAGCCGCTGGTCGTCAAATCGGCCGATAACACTCGAATCGAATTTCAAACCGATGTGCTTATCGCACAGCAGTTTGCTACCGGTGATTATTATTGTGCTGTGCCGGGACGTTCGGACCTGCAGAGACATCAAATTATTGCCAATACAAGCCACAGCTTAACCATTGACGCCAAACATCCGTTTGATCAGCCGCCGGCGGCCCAAAAGAGGGTATCGATTCTAATTCGGCTGCAACAGCCTTATGTCGATCCCGCTTTATGCATTGGCTGCGGTGTCTGTGAGCATGAATGCCCGGTGCAGGGTAAAAGGGCTATCCGAGTGACCGCTGAAAACGAGTCGCGATCCCGCAAACATGCGTTAATTCTTTCTTAG